In the Spirochaeta lutea genome, one interval contains:
- a CDS encoding PEGA domain-containing protein, whose product MPLVSADQPEATVPGGSDSPGLAEAPEAAPPPQDVSQASESSLPQRYYQGAHPGDEPRMEQARAALEKSLAQEWAKHPLTASLRILSLPLFQPPRYPDEWMTRTATRAYTSLRVPEVLLSEVDQIPLVSPGAQPAWQEALADRLCASLRRSIIGNLDRLYSQTEQIRLGTAPGNQENLEKQIRDALAQLWVLNREGRTMARDLMKAIPLVQGEADLLREIPGDIASILESQGFSQDSTILLDALARLSEKQGVWWILLGSLEPFFRGSPYYSARVALYNALENRIVYYDEIDGLLDEIPSLARERAYLPARVISGLPWAGISIQSIPRGGRIKINGEEVGIGSYQTRFLPPGTHEIEVSRQEFRPSRRSITVQEDGFPQLRIILQPRLIAAARIDSLPGEAWILNNSHPAGTAPGYVDLPSLPSVLTLGHQGYHPRTLVLTRDQVEPQKPVDVQVSLLDDRIDWEAQVKYKRDRLYGALGFTIVGVAVPLILNGFYDEAARTLQSRPDTGAADPLTTSLRNRANSLYTARNLGIGLAGASIVNAIVHIIDYGNAARLAQTR is encoded by the coding sequence ATGCCCCTGGTATCAGCCGACCAGCCGGAAGCGACGGTCCCCGGGGGCTCGGATTCCCCCGGCCTAGCTGAAGCACCGGAAGCCGCACCGCCCCCTCAGGATGTATCCCAAGCCTCTGAGTCCTCCCTTCCACAGAGGTACTACCAGGGAGCCCATCCCGGTGATGAACCCCGGATGGAACAGGCTCGTGCAGCCCTGGAGAAAAGCCTGGCCCAGGAATGGGCAAAACACCCCCTCACCGCCAGCCTGCGTATTCTATCCCTGCCCCTCTTTCAACCCCCGCGGTACCCCGATGAGTGGATGACCCGCACCGCAACCCGGGCATACACCTCCCTGCGCGTTCCAGAGGTACTGCTCTCCGAGGTAGATCAGATCCCCCTGGTTTCGCCCGGGGCCCAGCCCGCCTGGCAGGAAGCTCTGGCAGACCGGCTTTGCGCATCCCTGAGGCGGAGCATTATTGGAAACCTTGACCGCCTGTATTCCCAAACTGAGCAGATCCGTCTCGGAACAGCCCCGGGGAACCAGGAGAACCTGGAAAAGCAGATCCGTGATGCCCTGGCCCAGCTGTGGGTTCTGAACCGGGAGGGGAGGACCATGGCCCGGGATCTGATGAAGGCCATCCCCCTGGTGCAGGGGGAAGCGGACCTGCTTCGGGAGATACCCGGCGACATTGCATCGATTTTGGAGAGCCAGGGATTCTCCCAGGATTCGACCATTCTATTGGATGCCCTTGCCCGATTGTCGGAGAAGCAGGGGGTGTGGTGGATACTGCTAGGAAGCCTTGAACCGTTTTTCAGAGGAAGCCCCTATTACTCCGCCCGGGTGGCCCTGTATAACGCCCTGGAGAACCGGATAGTCTATTACGACGAGATAGACGGATTATTGGATGAGATTCCCAGCCTGGCCAGGGAGCGGGCATACCTGCCGGCGCGGGTAATCAGCGGACTGCCCTGGGCAGGGATCTCCATCCAATCCATTCCCCGGGGGGGGCGTATCAAGATAAACGGCGAGGAGGTGGGTATCGGGTCCTACCAAACCCGGTTTTTACCCCCTGGAACCCACGAAATTGAGGTGTCCCGCCAGGAGTTTCGCCCCAGCCGACGGAGTATCACGGTTCAAGAAGATGGTTTTCCCCAGCTCCGGATCATCCTCCAACCCCGGCTCATTGCCGCCGCCAGGATCGACTCCCTGCCCGGTGAAGCCTGGATTTTGAACAACTCCCACCCCGCAGGAACCGCTCCGGGATACGTTGACCTGCCCTCTCTTCCCAGTGTGCTAACCCTGGGACACCAAGGCTATCACCCCCGGACCCTGGTGCTGACGAGGGATCAGGTAGAACCCCAGAAACCGGTAGATGTTCAGGTGAGCCTCCTGGATGACCGGATAGACTGGGAGGCCCAGGTGAAGTATAAGCGGGACCGTCTCTACGGTGCCCTGGGTTTCACCATTGTCGGGGTGGCGGTACCCCTGATCCTGAACGGCTTCTACGACGAGGCGGCCAGGACCCTCCAGTCCCGGCCAGACACGGGGGCCGCTGATCCCCTTACGACCTCCCTTCGGAACCGGGCAAACAGCCTCTACACCGCAAGAAATTTGGGAATCGGCCTTGCAGGGGCATCAATTGTTAATGCAATCGTGCATATTATAGACTATGGAAATGCCGCCAGGCTGGCTCAGACCCGGTAA